From the genome of bacterium, one region includes:
- a CDS encoding ABC transporter substrate-binding protein — MTATFTEVKTLNAFLATDNETQTYNRLIQAGLIRLHPLTQELEPALAESWKVNSDYTLWTFQLRKGLKWSDEHPFDATDVIFTMRLVNDPKIPSLVGDSLTFQGRKIEWSLIDQYTVQAKLPSTMVTFLRHLDASQCPILARHRWEKDYLEGRFTETLQASMSPNQFAGLGPFRLKSYAPGEKLVLSRNPHYWKIDSNRVRLPYLDELVFLILANQDQVQLRIENGEIDTYQSVRPGDVDRLKQKAASLQLRVINVGPTFDMEGLFLNQNAAANPETKKPYVDAIKLSWFQNVNFRRALSHAIDRDALIRNSLYGQGIPAYGPESPGNTLWYNPDISKFPFDLMKARQLLLNNGFYQKSQEGKLVLFDSKGNPVQFSLFTNSGNSVRNTQCILIVSDFAKLGIQVTYSALDFQTLINRVDRTFEYDAVLLGISEDDVDPGSRLNSMLSKGSLHFWWPRQEKPFTPWEKKIDELMALTMSVSDFQQRKKYYNDVQRILAEQQAMIYTVHPYAFVCAKTKLGNLKPIVPRHRTLWNAEELYWQ; from the coding sequence GTGACAGCAACGTTCACCGAAGTCAAGACGTTGAATGCCTTTCTGGCGACCGACAACGAAACACAAACTTACAACAGATTGATCCAGGCAGGTCTCATTCGATTGCATCCGTTAACACAAGAACTAGAGCCGGCCCTTGCCGAATCATGGAAGGTCAATAGCGATTATACCCTGTGGACCTTTCAATTGCGAAAAGGTTTGAAATGGTCTGATGAGCACCCTTTCGATGCTACAGATGTCATTTTTACCATGCGTCTCGTTAATGATCCAAAAATCCCTTCCCTTGTTGGCGATTCCCTCACGTTCCAAGGCCGAAAGATTGAGTGGAGTTTAATCGACCAATACACGGTTCAGGCAAAATTACCATCCACCATGGTCACTTTTCTGCGACACCTGGATGCGTCCCAATGTCCGATTCTCGCCCGACACAGATGGGAGAAAGATTATCTGGAAGGACGATTTACAGAAACACTGCAGGCCAGTATGAGCCCAAATCAATTTGCGGGCCTTGGTCCTTTCCGCCTGAAAAGCTACGCGCCGGGAGAGAAACTTGTTCTGTCGCGGAATCCTCATTATTGGAAAATCGATAGCAATCGAGTTCGTCTTCCTTATTTAGACGAACTCGTTTTCTTGATACTGGCAAATCAGGATCAAGTTCAATTAAGGATAGAAAATGGTGAGATTGATACTTATCAGAGCGTTCGCCCGGGCGATGTCGACCGGCTGAAGCAAAAAGCGGCCTCATTGCAGTTAAGAGTAATCAATGTCGGACCTACGTTCGATATGGAAGGCCTGTTCCTGAATCAGAATGCGGCGGCAAATCCTGAAACCAAAAAGCCTTACGTGGATGCAATCAAGCTTTCGTGGTTTCAAAATGTCAATTTCAGACGCGCGCTCTCTCATGCAATCGACCGGGATGCCCTGATCCGAAATTCATTGTATGGACAGGGCATTCCAGCGTATGGTCCGGAAAGTCCCGGCAACACACTCTGGTACAATCCGGACATTTCAAAGTTCCCATTTGATCTGATGAAAGCTCGCCAACTGCTATTGAACAACGGCTTTTATCAGAAGTCTCAGGAAGGCAAACTTGTACTTTTTGATTCCAAAGGGAATCCGGTTCAATTTTCCCTTTTTACCAACTCCGGAAACTCGGTTCGAAACACGCAATGCATTTTGATTGTTTCCGATTTTGCGAAACTCGGCATACAGGTCACATACAGCGCTCTGGATTTTCAGACACTCATCAACCGCGTAGATCGAACATTCGAATATGATGCCGTGCTTCTGGGAATCAGTGAGGATGATGTTGATCCGGGCAGCCGTCTCAACAGCATGCTCAGCAAGGGATCACTTCATTTCTGGTGGCCGCGACAAGAAAAACCGTTCACGCCGTGGGAAAAGAAAATCGATGAATTGATGGCATTGACAATGTCCGTCTCCGATTTCCAGCAACGTAAAAAATATTACAACGATGTCCAGAGGATTCTTGCAGAACAACAGGCAATGATTTACACCGTTCATCCCTACGCATTCGTCTGCGCAAAAACAAAGCTCGGCAACTTGAAACCGATCGTCCCGCGCCACCGAACCCTCTGGAACGCTGAAGAACTCTACTGGCAATAA
- a CDS encoding sigma 54-interacting transcriptional regulator, which produces MIGDRYTLGELYKAGSQAKVWKALDRITGDQRIIKTGTGIRKEAILARQLRHSLIGYPYDCGLDPELGEFAVYPEFSGMNSLEWVKRYGKENLKLFAFQVSEFLSFLHQRGWLYNDFKPDHFLLCENKLKVLDLGLCSPIRNSGFSNTFSGTFPYISPERLNGRPFDQRSDIFAFGVLLLHLLLPDETLPEQPSLGALNSLLYKVQSLKEPWRKIVSEMTALEPSQRIADAIELRKKLMPDKEISVPLDTVQQEFSFPEEVMQGKRVLVHSSAEPLLAAAFNQLLISSWERTGSVISFDLISISPDQCFDRICLALTGSYPGSLYLGFQSLRNLEHHSSITVIFRSTEALNPEERAILLFGISCLTEVNWIKVVLFSSNARLPGLDESWKRFDVPISKNYMHFSVESLNIAGKKILNALAVAGGTLSRTSLNAFSEDQVLDNLQEQGLLLGRGGSISLAIPSDTILSRMRPSQKQAVALRMLRNKGWSGDPGILFYLASNANRKRLAARSALLQAKRYLLPQDNSIRLQWYWNAFSWGAKLPRSLLFQMTKQNLLRGDFEKSLSLLKHVRARFGASFHFADLLLDYFHRKYKLDRAVRTAARYANHAARIQSSLQEYFRVRQAGFLVLKNDFTEAQEILKTIHDSTNPRVQGLIHHFYGLLHFHQGHLNDSLREFRKACRIPHRFRSSSAMNIGMVLGQMGKYKRAENWLNRSIRLFSRNQDQDRLSYAFNNLGMLYLASSEISKARDNLTRALHLGRACKNPHNYILPLNNLGVTYELEGRIDKAISYRTKVYKLSGKFKLITLQTLALTNAGLHLAYMGRFRRALSMLREALHLRSALKLKLPQARAFEYLGITYLLAKHFQAAEKSLRRSKKLFRETGCSIDSARVECFRAILAIKRKNPEVAGRILENMYHFTQDSFEEGICCYVRAMHALTIGENKTAIDFLHTAERIFRKIPSLFWLAKVHKLKSDFYRKTENLEKLTLSLQAAYHLFSRLGARKELQNLPKDGLDMQIYEDFLNRLADRLPYRALQLIKEILSVEEVDAMVKRILQTALELTSMDRALLILNEEPPRIFKSAALEESNLQDILEVSRSVLQSATDSNKPVLCFDALSDPRLQYRPSIINNRILSVVCLPLRSGNGRTLGCLYLDSKEGVETLAGTETVTLEIFSSIIGLALNQTLLLEKSVTENRRLRNWLELRKECPEIIGSSKEIADVLRKVHRVLNNNLPVLITGETGTGKELVARVLHYSGNRKKGPFIAVNCAAFTRELLESELFGHEKGAFTGAIGLKKGVFEQAQNGTLLLDEIGDMPLDMQAKLLRVLQGGEYRRIGGTETFSTNARIILATNRNLEEMVAQGNFRLDLFYRIKVVDIHIPALRDRSEDISLLATSFLKQAAVSNGKDLLGFTPEALDALKQYPWPGNVRELKSEIDRVATLCDADWIEIQNLEQRITHHPDLEKKKKRTAPSGSLNQIEKDIIQTRLQENNWNVASAAKSLGITRHGLYSKMKRFGISLTDKT; this is translated from the coding sequence ATGATAGGGGATAGATACACGCTTGGTGAGTTGTATAAAGCGGGCTCTCAAGCCAAGGTGTGGAAAGCGCTGGATAGAATCACCGGGGATCAACGTATCATAAAGACCGGCACCGGAATCAGGAAAGAAGCGATTCTGGCGCGGCAGCTGAGGCATTCATTAATTGGTTATCCGTATGATTGTGGGCTGGATCCTGAATTAGGCGAGTTTGCGGTTTATCCTGAATTCAGCGGAATGAATTCATTGGAATGGGTGAAACGCTATGGAAAAGAGAATCTAAAACTTTTCGCCTTTCAGGTCTCGGAATTTCTATCATTTCTTCATCAACGCGGATGGCTATACAACGACTTCAAGCCGGATCATTTTCTGCTATGTGAAAATAAATTAAAAGTTCTTGACCTGGGTTTGTGCAGTCCAATCCGGAACTCAGGTTTTTCCAATACATTTTCCGGAACATTTCCTTATATCTCTCCGGAACGCTTGAACGGACGTCCCTTCGATCAGCGTTCTGATATTTTCGCCTTTGGGGTTCTTCTTTTACATTTGTTACTTCCCGACGAGACTCTACCGGAACAACCTTCTCTTGGAGCTCTGAACAGCCTTTTATACAAAGTGCAATCACTCAAGGAGCCATGGAGAAAAATCGTTTCCGAAATGACCGCGCTGGAGCCTTCCCAAAGAATTGCCGATGCGATTGAGCTCCGGAAAAAGCTTATGCCGGATAAAGAAATAAGTGTTCCGTTAGACACAGTTCAACAGGAATTTTCGTTTCCTGAAGAAGTAATGCAGGGGAAACGGGTTCTGGTTCATTCCTCTGCCGAGCCTCTACTTGCAGCGGCCTTTAATCAACTACTCATTTCTTCATGGGAGCGCACAGGTTCAGTCATTTCTTTTGATCTAATTAGCATTTCTCCCGATCAATGTTTTGATCGGATTTGCCTTGCATTGACCGGTTCTTATCCCGGAAGCCTCTATTTGGGATTTCAATCTTTGAGAAACCTGGAACACCATTCTTCGATAACGGTGATTTTTCGCTCTACCGAAGCGTTAAATCCTGAAGAAAGGGCGATACTTCTATTTGGAATATCCTGTCTGACAGAAGTGAACTGGATTAAGGTTGTTTTATTTAGTTCAAACGCGAGGCTCCCCGGGCTGGATGAATCCTGGAAGCGATTCGATGTTCCCATCTCAAAAAACTACATGCATTTTTCTGTAGAGTCTTTAAATATTGCCGGTAAGAAAATCCTGAATGCTCTTGCTGTTGCTGGTGGGACGTTATCACGAACATCATTGAATGCCTTTTCTGAGGATCAAGTTCTGGACAACTTGCAGGAACAGGGCCTGCTTCTCGGGCGTGGAGGCTCAATATCTCTCGCGATTCCGTCTGACACGATTCTTTCCCGAATGCGCCCCAGTCAAAAACAGGCCGTTGCGCTGCGGATGTTGCGCAACAAAGGCTGGTCCGGTGATCCCGGGATTTTATTTTATCTTGCGTCGAATGCGAACAGAAAGCGACTGGCCGCCCGGAGCGCTTTGCTACAGGCAAAGCGCTATCTTCTGCCGCAAGATAATTCGATTCGGCTGCAATGGTATTGGAATGCATTTTCCTGGGGAGCAAAATTGCCGCGATCGCTGTTGTTTCAAATGACAAAGCAGAATCTGCTTCGCGGTGATTTTGAAAAATCCCTCTCTTTGCTAAAGCACGTTCGCGCCCGGTTCGGCGCGTCCTTTCATTTTGCCGACCTCTTGTTGGACTACTTTCATCGGAAATACAAACTGGACCGAGCGGTTCGTACCGCGGCTCGATACGCCAATCATGCAGCGCGAATCCAAAGCAGCCTCCAGGAATATTTTCGTGTGCGACAGGCGGGATTCCTTGTTCTCAAGAATGACTTTACTGAAGCACAAGAAATTTTGAAAACGATTCATGATAGCACGAACCCCCGTGTCCAGGGTCTAATTCATCATTTTTATGGGTTGTTGCATTTTCATCAAGGCCATCTGAACGATTCCTTGCGAGAATTTCGAAAAGCCTGCAGAATTCCTCATCGTTTCCGCAGTTCCAGCGCGATGAACATCGGGATGGTGCTCGGTCAAATGGGGAAATATAAACGCGCTGAGAACTGGCTGAATCGATCGATCAGGCTTTTTTCTAGAAATCAGGACCAAGACAGGCTCTCGTACGCTTTTAACAATCTGGGAATGCTGTACCTTGCTTCAAGTGAAATCTCGAAGGCTCGGGATAATCTCACGCGGGCTCTGCATCTTGGTCGAGCTTGCAAGAATCCGCATAATTACATTCTTCCGTTAAACAATCTCGGTGTTACGTATGAACTGGAAGGCCGCATTGATAAAGCGATCTCTTATCGAACGAAAGTTTATAAACTCTCTGGAAAATTCAAGCTCATCACTCTACAAACACTCGCTCTGACAAATGCCGGGCTGCATCTGGCGTACATGGGCCGTTTTCGGCGCGCACTTTCCATGCTGCGAGAAGCGTTACATCTTCGGTCTGCGTTAAAACTTAAGTTGCCACAGGCGCGCGCTTTCGAATATCTGGGGATTACCTACTTGCTGGCAAAACATTTTCAGGCTGCTGAAAAATCTCTTCGTCGATCAAAAAAGTTGTTTCGGGAAACCGGTTGTTCCATCGATTCTGCGCGCGTCGAGTGTTTCCGGGCGATACTGGCGATTAAACGAAAGAATCCTGAAGTTGCCGGCAGGATTCTCGAAAACATGTACCACTTTACACAGGATTCCTTTGAAGAAGGAATTTGCTGCTACGTCCGTGCGATGCATGCCTTGACGATTGGAGAAAATAAAACCGCAATCGATTTCCTTCACACGGCGGAACGTATTTTTCGCAAGATACCTTCACTTTTCTGGCTTGCCAAAGTTCACAAACTGAAATCAGACTTTTACCGCAAAACAGAGAATCTGGAAAAGTTAACCCTCAGCTTGCAGGCAGCGTATCATCTCTTTTCACGGCTGGGTGCGCGGAAAGAGTTACAGAATCTACCTAAGGATGGTCTCGACATGCAGATTTATGAAGACTTTTTGAACCGCCTTGCTGATCGACTTCCGTATAGAGCCCTTCAATTGATCAAAGAAATTTTATCCGTTGAGGAAGTGGATGCGATGGTGAAGAGAATCCTGCAAACAGCGCTCGAACTAACAAGCATGGATCGCGCCTTACTCATACTGAATGAGGAACCGCCTCGCATCTTCAAATCCGCTGCATTGGAGGAGTCAAATCTGCAGGACATTCTGGAAGTGAGCCGTTCCGTTCTGCAATCCGCAACTGATTCGAACAAACCGGTGCTCTGCTTCGACGCATTGAGTGATCCCCGTTTACAGTACAGGCCAAGCATCATCAACAACCGCATCTTGAGTGTTGTTTGTTTGCCTTTACGTTCGGGAAACGGTCGAACACTGGGATGTCTCTATCTGGACAGCAAAGAAGGCGTCGAAACATTAGCCGGAACTGAAACGGTAACACTGGAAATCTTCTCCTCTATTATTGGTCTTGCTTTGAATCAAACCTTATTGCTGGAAAAATCCGTCACTGAAAACCGGCGATTGCGCAACTGGCTGGAATTGAGAAAAGAATGTCCGGAAATCATTGGTTCCAGCAAAGAGATCGCTGATGTTTTGCGAAAAGTGCATCGTGTTTTAAACAACAACTTGCCGGTCTTGATCACGGGCGAGACAGGAACAGGCAAAGAACTTGTTGCGAGAGTGCTGCACTATTCCGGAAATAGAAAAAAGGGACCTTTCATCGCCGTGAATTGCGCTGCTTTTACAAGGGAACTTCTGGAAAGCGAATTGTTCGGCCATGAGAAGGGCGCTTTTACCGGAGCGATTGGGCTGAAGAAGGGTGTATTTGAGCAGGCCCAAAATGGTACGCTCCTGCTGGATGAGATAGGAGACATGCCCCTGGACATGCAGGCAAAATTATTGCGCGTACTTCAGGGTGGGGAGTACCGGAGGATCGGCGGCACGGAAACTTTTTCTACAAATGCCAGAATTATTCTTGCCACCAACCGGAATCTTGAGGAAATGGTCGCGCAGGGAAATTTCAGGCTTGATCTTTTTTATAGAATCAAGGTTGTCGATATCCATATTCCCGCCTTGCGGGATCGCAGCGAAGATATTTCACTTTTGGCAACCTCCTTTCTCAAGCAAGCGGCGGTTTCGAATGGAAAAGATCTATTGGGTTTTACCCCGGAAGCGTTGGATGCTTTGAAGCAATATCCCTGGCCCGGAAACGTGAGGGAACTAAAAAGCGAAATTGATCGAGTTGCTACCCTCTGCGATGCCGACTGGATTGAAATTCAAAACCTGGAGCAAAGGATTACACATCATCCTGATTTGGAAAAGAAAAAAAAGAGAACAGCTCCTTCCGGCAGTCTCAACCAAATTGAAAAAGATATCATCCAGACTCGACTTCAGGAAAACAACTGGAATGTTGCTTCTGCCGCGAAGAGTCTGGGAATCACACGTCATGGACTCTACAGCAAAATGAAGCGATTCGGGATTTCGCTTACCGATAAGACTTGA
- a CDS encoding cation:proton antiporter: MENLQPHGFLQDLALVLVVAAVTTVLFQRLKQPVVLGYLLAGLIVGPHIPIPLFADLDRIHTLSELGIILVMFAIGLEFSFRKLASLATTAGITAVIQICVMLWLGYVVGLSFGWTSVEALFTGAMISISSTMIIAKAFQEQSITGKISDLVMGILIVEDLAAILLLAVLTAFSTGSGIPGMVLATTGTRLIGFLLIALVLGILIIPRSIRAVARLNSSETLLIASVGVCFAYSYIAQKVGYSVALGAFLAGSLVAESGHTAQIEHLVRPLRDIFAAVFFISVGMLMNPLILLQHWPAVLVITVAVLLGKILSVSLGSFLTGSDVRTSVKAGFSMAQIGEFSFIIALAGLSSGAIREFLYPVSIAVCVITTFTTPALIRISDRTASFVDRLLPDRLKTVATLYSSWVEKMRTRPAVGDRASIKKRIFRVLLFDMVFITGIVIGYSLNKDLLRDLILKYLHVNLNVAPILLVFFIALISLPFLISIVSAARTLGANFAADVLPENSKLDLAEAPRKTMTLLLEFLTVLTTAIILLTVTVPFLPRFSGFVILAIVFAVFGFTVWRGATDLHAHVRAGAQVIIEALAKESESSEITASKIEQILPGLGNIVSIQLTESHAAVVKNAWKSGYPWAYWRADCGNYPQWKSNGGSWRSRSAEIR, translated from the coding sequence ATGGAGAATTTGCAGCCGCACGGATTTCTTCAAGACCTTGCCTTGGTCCTGGTTGTGGCTGCAGTAACGACCGTTCTTTTCCAGAGATTAAAGCAACCGGTCGTTCTTGGTTATTTGCTCGCTGGCTTGATTGTGGGGCCACACATTCCGATTCCATTGTTTGCTGATCTGGATCGAATCCATACTCTATCCGAACTCGGGATCATCCTTGTAATGTTTGCCATTGGACTTGAATTCAGTTTTAGAAAGCTGGCAAGTCTGGCAACAACGGCAGGGATTACGGCCGTCATACAGATTTGCGTGATGTTGTGGCTGGGTTATGTGGTCGGTCTTTCCTTTGGCTGGACATCTGTCGAAGCGCTTTTTACGGGCGCCATGATTTCTATTTCCAGCACGATGATTATCGCGAAAGCGTTTCAAGAACAAAGTATTACCGGAAAGATCTCCGATCTCGTGATGGGAATATTGATTGTGGAAGATCTCGCCGCGATTTTACTGTTGGCGGTGCTAACGGCCTTCTCCACCGGGAGCGGAATTCCGGGTATGGTTCTGGCTACAACCGGAACGCGATTGATTGGTTTCCTGCTGATCGCTCTCGTTCTTGGGATCTTGATTATTCCAAGATCGATTCGGGCGGTCGCGCGATTAAACAGTTCCGAAACTTTATTGATCGCCAGTGTCGGTGTTTGTTTCGCATATTCTTACATCGCTCAAAAAGTTGGATATTCAGTGGCGCTCGGAGCGTTTTTAGCCGGATCGCTGGTTGCTGAATCGGGACATACAGCTCAAATAGAACATCTCGTTCGACCTTTGAGAGACATTTTTGCCGCTGTCTTTTTTATTTCGGTGGGCATGTTGATGAATCCACTGATTCTTCTTCAACACTGGCCCGCGGTTCTCGTGATTACTGTAGCAGTTCTTTTGGGAAAGATTCTAAGCGTTTCTTTGGGGTCCTTTCTAACAGGATCGGACGTACGAACGTCTGTGAAAGCAGGATTTAGCATGGCGCAGATCGGAGAATTTTCCTTCATCATCGCTCTTGCCGGACTTTCCAGCGGCGCGATCCGCGAGTTTTTGTATCCGGTATCGATTGCTGTTTGCGTCATTACAACTTTTACTACTCCCGCATTGATCCGTATTTCGGACCGAACGGCGTCGTTCGTGGATCGTCTTCTACCTGATCGATTGAAAACTGTAGCGACCCTCTACAGCTCCTGGGTAGAAAAAATGCGAACTCGTCCGGCCGTAGGTGATCGTGCCTCCATAAAGAAAAGAATTTTCCGCGTACTGCTTTTCGATATGGTTTTTATTACCGGCATAGTGATCGGGTATTCCCTGAACAAAGATTTGCTCCGGGACTTGATCCTGAAATATCTTCACGTGAATTTGAATGTCGCGCCGATTCTGCTTGTTTTTTTCATCGCGTTAATCTCCTTGCCGTTCTTGATTAGCATCGTCAGCGCGGCGCGCACACTGGGAGCTAATTTTGCGGCCGATGTTTTGCCGGAGAATTCGAAGCTGGATCTGGCGGAAGCTCCCAGGAAAACCATGACACTTCTGTTGGAGTTTCTAACCGTACTAACTACGGCAATCATTCTTTTAACTGTTACCGTGCCCTTCTTGCCGCGGTTTTCTGGGTTTGTGATTCTGGCAATCGTCTTCGCTGTTTTTGGTTTTACGGTTTGGCGTGGTGCAACCGATCTTCATGCGCACGTCCGCGCCGGAGCTCAGGTGATTATCGAAGCGCTCGCCAAAGAATCAGAATCTTCCGAAATTACCGCATCTAAAATCGAACAGATATTGCCCGGCCTTGGAAACATTGTCTCCATTCAGTTGACCGAATCGCACGCCGCCGTAGTGAAAAACGCTTGGAAGTCTGGATATCCATGGGCTTACTGGCGCGCTGATTGTGGGAATTATCCGCAGTGGAAATCAAATGGTGGTTCCTGGCGGAGCCGAAGTGCTGAAATCCGGTGA
- a CDS encoding glycosyltransferase family 39 protein: MFHRRFYYWILSFLLSITLFVRIFLTFFRRLNADEFQHLHASWMVHLGLLPYRDFWENHSPLLYFLLAPVLAFFGEGISAVLAARVILSATGLGIAILVYLIARLDHSKETSLLALVVLSFSEIFLQKTIEVRTDQLLILFWLISLYFCFRSFPAKRVSLLLAAGLSLGIGMLFSPKALLCFTSAAILITVQDPSRLARIAKRLIYFSLGFLVPIVPLALYFYAQNAHPLLIESTLLQNLSYPDTRGPSFLLLPQNLGFLLLAFAGIYLSVSDREHRKAALYRTRSLLLVPGLFLLGLLIFVLPATFSQSALTFVPILALYAGIAWQKSVAWQSRFTIRNFLLLSFTLTTALIIPVTVLFLRNSFAITNTEQFDRIRYILKNTKQGEEIFDGNASYIFRPQTYYYGALVEGIRYKIDRGEIRDSIIDALKEHSCRIVIYDDRVSDLPEPVQNFIRANYLPVGQFEIFVAGKELSAENLSHNRAAFWIELPLVYSIHAGKDVSLKVDGKPYQTPVFLDRGEHHLVSDKVLQRVTILATK; the protein is encoded by the coding sequence ATGTTCCATCGACGCTTCTATTATTGGATTCTATCGTTTCTTTTGTCCATCACCTTATTCGTTCGCATCTTTTTGACTTTTTTCCGCAGATTGAATGCGGATGAGTTTCAGCATTTGCACGCCTCCTGGATGGTCCATCTTGGTCTTCTACCGTATCGAGATTTTTGGGAAAACCACTCTCCCCTTCTGTATTTTTTATTGGCGCCGGTTCTGGCATTCTTCGGTGAAGGAATTTCCGCAGTTCTTGCGGCAAGAGTCATTCTTTCCGCCACAGGACTCGGAATCGCCATTCTTGTCTATTTGATCGCGCGACTCGATCACAGCAAGGAAACATCCCTACTTGCGCTTGTCGTATTGAGTTTCTCCGAAATCTTCTTGCAAAAAACGATTGAAGTTCGCACGGATCAGCTTTTGATTTTATTCTGGTTGATCAGTTTGTACTTCTGTTTTCGCAGTTTCCCCGCCAAAAGGGTTAGCCTGCTTCTGGCGGCGGGCTTAAGCCTTGGAATTGGGATGCTCTTTTCACCTAAGGCGCTTCTCTGCTTTACATCAGCCGCAATCCTGATCACAGTGCAGGATCCTTCGCGGTTGGCCCGAATTGCGAAAAGACTGATCTATTTCTCCCTGGGCTTTCTTGTGCCAATTGTTCCACTCGCACTTTATTTTTATGCGCAGAATGCGCATCCCCTGCTGATTGAATCAACCTTACTTCAGAACCTTTCCTATCCGGACACACGAGGCCCATCTTTCTTGCTGCTTCCGCAAAATCTGGGCTTCCTCCTCCTGGCATTTGCGGGCATCTACTTATCCGTAAGCGATCGTGAACATCGCAAAGCTGCTCTTTACCGGACTCGTTCGTTGCTTCTTGTACCGGGCCTCTTTCTGTTGGGCCTGCTGATCTTTGTGTTGCCGGCAACCTTTTCGCAATCCGCACTCACATTTGTCCCGATTCTCGCTCTTTACGCAGGCATCGCATGGCAAAAATCGGTAGCGTGGCAAAGCCGTTTCACAATCAGAAATTTTCTACTCCTGAGCTTCACACTCACAACCGCTCTCATCATTCCGGTCACTGTCCTCTTCTTACGGAATTCCTTTGCAATTACTAACACGGAACAATTCGATCGAATCCGATACATTCTCAAGAACACCAAACAGGGTGAAGAAATCTTCGATGGAAACGCCTCCTACATCTTTCGCCCGCAGACTTACTATTACGGAGCACTGGTGGAAGGAATCCGGTATAAGATCGACCGCGGTGAAATACGGGACAGCATCATCGATGCTTTGAAGGAACACTCCTGCAGGATCGTCATTTATGACGACCGTGTCTCGGATCTGCCGGAACCGGTTCAAAACTTTATACGCGCGAACTATCTCCCGGTCGGACAATTCGAAATTTTTGTTGCTGGCAAGGAGCTCAGCGCTGAGAATCTTTCCCACAACAGGGCTGCATTCTGGATCGAATTGCCGCTTGTTTATAGCATTCA
- a CDS encoding magnesium transporter, which produces MKTGQDKKLVFKEALLGLLNGALVGISAATGMFILATIQNHPARLSLSLIVFVAMIGSCVASGISGAIVPLPLKKLGADPATASSIFLTTATDVVSMGTLLGLATIFLR; this is translated from the coding sequence ATGAAAACCGGTCAAGATAAAAAGCTAGTCTTTAAAGAAGCGCTGCTCGGTCTCTTGAACGGCGCGTTAGTGGGAATTTCCGCAGCGACAGGAATGTTTATTCTTGCGACGATTCAAAATCATCCTGCACGGCTGTCTTTGTCTTTGATAGTTTTCGTAGCAATGATCGGGAGTTGTGTTGCAAGTGGAATTTCCGGAGCGATTGTTCCGCTCCCATTGAAAAAGCTAGGCGCCGATCCTGCAACTGCATCCAGTATTTTTCTTACGACGGCTACCGATGTCGTGAGTATGGGGACTTTGCTGGGCCTGGCAACGATATTTCTCCGATAG